Proteins from one Faecalibacterium sp. I3-3-33 genomic window:
- a CDS encoding zinc-ribbon domain containing protein encodes MFEDKTLVCKDCGKEFVWTAGEQEFYASRGFENQPQRCKPCRDARKNGGARSNSGERQMFDAVCAACGKTCKVPFQPREDRPVYCSDCFARMKQN; translated from the coding sequence ATGTTTGAAGACAAGACTCTGGTCTGCAAGGACTGCGGTAAGGAATTTGTTTGGACTGCCGGCGAGCAGGAGTTCTACGCTTCTCGCGGCTTCGAGAACCAGCCCCAGCGCTGCAAGCCCTGCCGTGACGCCCGCAAGAACGGCGGCGCACGCAGCAACAGCGGCGAGCGTCAGATGTTCGACGCTGTCTGCGCAGCTTGCGGCAAGACCTGCAAGGTTCCCTTCCAGCCCCGTGAGGACCGTCCGGTCTACTGCTCTGACTGCTTCGCTCGCATGAAGCAGAACTAA
- a CDS encoding NAD(P)-dependent oxidoreductase, whose protein sequence is MALHVLDEANRCLGCKKPMCQEGCPIHTNIPEVIRLLKANQMDAAGRMLFENNPLTTVCSLVCNHEKQCEGHCIRNRMPSHDPVHFSIIEDYISTTYANKMTAGPAPKNGMKAAVVGSGPAGLTIAVLLARWGYDVTIFDARDKIGGVMRYGIPNYRLPDSVLDDFQYRHLELKGIKVRPNTTIGKTITIDDLFRDGYKSVFIGAGLWKANAMHIKGESLGNVAFGIDYLANSKAFRLGDDVAVIGVGNSAMDCARTAIRNGARHVTCYARRDENCISASEYEVSYAKLEGVGFRFCKAPVEIREDGLICRDTVKGEDGKFTQVEGSETFYPHTGVIVSVSQGSESNLVKTTTGIETNQKGLLSVSEDGRTTREGVFAGGDAVMGARTVVEAVAVAKKVAVAMDEYMKSLPADTAADPYADIPVFQTPTSDVLAKQQL, encoded by the coding sequence ATGGCACTTCATGTTCTGGACGAAGCCAACCGCTGCCTCGGCTGCAAAAAGCCGATGTGTCAGGAGGGCTGCCCCATCCACACCAATATCCCGGAGGTCATCCGTCTGCTCAAGGCAAACCAGATGGACGCTGCGGGCCGGATGCTGTTTGAAAACAATCCCCTGACCACTGTATGCAGTCTGGTGTGCAACCACGAAAAGCAGTGCGAGGGCCACTGCATCCGCAACCGGATGCCCAGCCACGACCCGGTGCACTTTTCCATCATCGAGGACTATATCTCCACCACCTACGCCAACAAGATGACCGCAGGCCCTGCCCCGAAAAACGGCATGAAGGCCGCTGTGGTGGGCTCCGGCCCGGCGGGCCTGACCATCGCCGTGCTGCTGGCACGCTGGGGCTACGATGTGACCATCTTTGATGCCCGGGATAAGATCGGCGGCGTGATGCGCTACGGCATCCCCAACTACCGCCTGCCGGACAGCGTGCTGGACGATTTCCAGTACCGCCATCTGGAGCTGAAGGGCATCAAGGTGCGCCCCAACACCACCATCGGCAAGACCATCACCATCGACGATCTGTTCCGCGACGGCTACAAGAGCGTGTTCATCGGTGCCGGTCTGTGGAAGGCCAACGCCATGCACATCAAGGGCGAGAGCCTTGGCAACGTAGCCTTTGGCATCGACTATCTGGCCAACTCCAAGGCTTTCCGTCTGGGCGATGACGTGGCCGTCATCGGCGTGGGCAACTCCGCTATGGATTGCGCCCGCACCGCCATCCGCAACGGTGCCCGCCACGTTACCTGCTACGCCCGCCGGGACGAAAACTGCATCAGCGCTTCCGAGTACGAGGTGAGCTACGCCAAGCTGGAGGGCGTAGGCTTCCGCTTCTGCAAGGCTCCGGTGGAGATCCGCGAGGACGGTCTGATCTGCCGCGACACCGTCAAGGGCGAGGATGGCAAGTTTACGCAGGTAGAGGGCAGCGAGACTTTTTACCCCCACACCGGCGTCATCGTGTCGGTCAGTCAGGGCTCTGAGAGCAACCTCGTCAAGACCACGACCGGCATCGAGACCAACCAGAAGGGTCTGCTGAGCGTCAGCGAGGACGGCCGCACCACCCGCGAGGGCGTATTTGCCGGCGGCGACGCCGTCATGGGCGCACGCACCGTGGTAGAGGCTGTGGCTGTTGCCAAGAAGGTGGCCGTGGCCATGGACGAATATATGAAGAGCCTGCCCGCCGACACCGCTGCCGACCCCTATGCCGACATCCCGGTGTTCCAGACCCCTACCTCTGACGTGCTGGCAAAGCAGCAATTATAA
- a CDS encoding acyltransferase family protein encodes MEMQQTTKRLDHIDIAKAIGLLLVIYGHTFRMSMRAVHPWCAFSYTFVYRFHVPLLFLLSGMGCTLTAQKNRSLSARQFVCKKAHSLLLPWGIYSVFLYALFCVANLVPPVQALLSGSAYQLKQPAEYLWLVLRNENPYGFHLWYLPTLFWFSITAWLLDKTLSPAAARTAKLVLVVALPVCYQLLFTEWFWAVKSFFQQGAFFFLGCVLPREKAEQHAKPLALFGALCGLWVVWGLLSPTVVWPDGLLAEAVRTWVDYFTVSGFCVGIWAACVLLQKPLRRLVPLGQNTMLFYLYHQPFCCAVPGLVLYEKLGVSAGGTVLLCFAAGLVMPYLFCRFAGRLHLRPLLRRLGLPG; translated from the coding sequence ATGGAGATGCAACAAACCACCAAGCGTCTGGATCACATCGACATTGCCAAGGCCATTGGCCTGCTGCTGGTGATCTACGGCCATACCTTTCGGATGTCCATGCGCGCCGTACATCCATGGTGTGCATTTTCGTATACCTTTGTTTACCGGTTCCACGTCCCGCTGCTGTTTCTGCTCTCCGGTATGGGCTGCACCCTGACCGCGCAGAAGAACCGCAGCCTTTCCGCTCGGCAGTTCGTGTGCAAAAAGGCACACAGTCTGCTGCTGCCGTGGGGGATATATTCTGTTTTTTTATACGCTTTGTTTTGCGTGGCAAATCTGGTGCCGCCGGTGCAGGCGCTGCTGTCTGGCAGCGCATACCAGCTAAAACAGCCTGCGGAATATCTCTGGCTGGTGCTGCGCAACGAGAACCCCTACGGTTTTCATCTGTGGTATCTGCCTACCCTGTTCTGGTTTTCCATCACGGCATGGCTGCTGGACAAAACCCTGTCCCCGGCGGCAGCCCGGACGGCAAAGCTGGTGCTGGTGGTGGCGCTGCCCGTGTGCTATCAGCTGCTTTTCACCGAATGGTTCTGGGCAGTGAAAAGCTTCTTCCAGCAGGGCGCGTTTTTCTTTCTGGGCTGCGTGCTCCCGCGTGAAAAGGCCGAACAGCACGCAAAGCCGCTGGCGCTTTTTGGTGCCTTGTGCGGTCTGTGGGTGGTATGGGGACTGCTGTCGCCCACTGTGGTCTGGCCGGATGGTCTGCTTGCAGAAGCTGTGCGCACATGGGTGGACTATTTTACGGTCAGCGGGTTCTGTGTAGGCATCTGGGCGGCGTGTGTGCTGTTGCAAAAGCCCCTGCGGCGGCTGGTTCCGCTGGGGCAGAACACCATGCTGTTTTATCTGTATCATCAGCCCTTTTGCTGCGCCGTGCCTGGGCTTGTGCTGTATGAAAAACTGGGCGTTTCTGCGGGCGGGACAGTTCTCCTCTGCTTTGCGGCCGGTCTGGTAATGCCGTACCTGTTCTGCCGTTTTGCCGGTCGGCTGCATCTGCGGCCGCTGCTGCGGCGGCTTGGCCTGCCGGGATAA
- a CDS encoding sensor histidine kinase: MTAPGALLELLDGAAVGIFGILLSAAFCPIRWTGKKRWALAGCTAGLLALQGMFYFGASPTAAKYLYPLITHLPLYVVLVLLSGQKVWPLVAVLTAYLCCQVRRWAALAVALFFPQHPLVQPVAELLFTLPLLLLFIRFLAPSMRQLSHYPASVQCQFGVVPLVGYLFDYITHVYTSLLSEANPAAVEFMFFVCCAAFLCSILRASRVERQRIQMEQLQTSLNLQVTQAMREIEALRLSQQRASTYRHDLRHHMQFLAGCIENGRTEQALGYIRSVCSEIEAGKVTAYCENEAANLIFSAFADRAAKAGVQFTVQAGISQALPVSESDLCVLLSNALENALHAAVRCREAGQGAFIETIGHEKGHKLFLQITNSCLPDVQFREGIPVTDRTGHGLGVRSICAISERYGGLTSFAAKDGQFTLRVML, encoded by the coding sequence GTGACCGCCCCGGGGGCACTGCTGGAGCTGCTGGACGGCGCAGCGGTGGGCATCTTCGGCATCCTGCTCAGTGCGGCGTTCTGCCCCATCCGCTGGACGGGCAAAAAGCGCTGGGCGCTGGCAGGCTGCACCGCCGGGCTGCTGGCGCTGCAGGGGATGTTCTACTTTGGTGCCAGCCCCACGGCTGCCAAGTATCTTTACCCGCTTATCACCCATCTGCCGCTGTATGTCGTGCTGGTGCTGCTCAGCGGGCAGAAGGTCTGGCCGCTGGTGGCAGTACTCACGGCTTATTTGTGCTGTCAGGTGCGGCGCTGGGCGGCGCTGGCGGTAGCGCTGTTCTTCCCGCAGCATCCGCTGGTGCAGCCGGTGGCAGAGCTGCTGTTCACCCTGCCGCTGCTGCTGTTGTTCATCCGGTTCCTTGCGCCCTCCATGCGGCAGCTTTCCCACTACCCGGCCTCGGTGCAGTGCCAGTTTGGCGTTGTGCCGCTGGTGGGCTATCTTTTTGATTACATCACCCATGTCTACACCAGCCTTTTGTCCGAGGCAAACCCGGCGGCGGTGGAGTTCATGTTCTTTGTGTGCTGCGCGGCCTTTCTATGCTCCATTTTGCGCGCCTCCCGGGTGGAGCGGCAGCGCATCCAGATGGAGCAGTTACAGACCAGCTTGAATCTGCAGGTCACGCAGGCCATGCGCGAGATCGAGGCGCTGCGCCTTTCCCAGCAGCGCGCCAGTACCTACCGCCACGACCTGCGCCACCACATGCAGTTTCTGGCGGGCTGCATCGAGAACGGCCGCACCGAACAGGCGCTGGGCTACATCCGCAGCGTGTGCAGCGAGATCGAGGCCGGCAAGGTGACCGCATACTGCGAGAACGAAGCGGCGAACCTGATCTTTTCCGCCTTTGCAGACCGCGCCGCCAAGGCCGGGGTGCAGTTCACCGTGCAGGCGGGCATCTCGCAGGCGCTGCCGGTCTCGGAGAGCGACCTGTGCGTACTGCTTTCCAATGCGCTGGAAAACGCCCTGCACGCCGCCGTGCGCTGCCGCGAAGCGGGGCAGGGGGCTTTTATCGAGACCATCGGACACGAAAAGGGGCACAAGCTGTTTTTGCAGATCACCAACAGCTGTCTGCCAGACGTGCAGTTCCGGGAGGGCATCCCGGTCACCGACCGCACCGGCCACGGGCTTGGAGTGCGCAGCATCTGCGCCATCTCGGAGCGGTACGGCGGCCTGACCAGCTTTGCCGCCAAGGACGGGCAGTTCACCCTGCGGGTAATGTTATAA
- a CDS encoding LytR/AlgR family response regulator transcription factor — protein MTRIAFCDDDAALLHQMQDFLEQYRTLRGVQLELTPYTKPMELLADIEAGVRFDVLFLDVLMPGINGINAAREIRRYDTAVQIIFVTSSSEFAVQSYVVGAYYYQLKPIWKDSFFHLTDAVLAECRKHTQHSLILRCKSGVTRITLDSLEYCEVQGRTLVFHLLDGTVIESSGSMDELARQLADYPGFLRPHRSYLVNMEYIQNITAKSITMESLAEVPLPHGRFTAVRDQYLEYSFAGKKVVL, from the coding sequence ATGACCCGGATCGCTTTCTGTGATGATGATGCCGCTTTGCTGCATCAGATGCAGGATTTTCTGGAGCAGTACCGCACCCTGCGGGGGGTGCAGCTGGAGCTGACTCCCTATACAAAACCCATGGAGCTTCTGGCAGATATCGAGGCCGGGGTGCGCTTTGACGTGCTGTTTTTAGATGTACTCATGCCCGGCATCAACGGCATCAACGCCGCCCGGGAGATCCGCCGGTACGACACGGCGGTGCAGATCATCTTTGTCACTTCTTCGTCGGAATTTGCCGTACAGTCCTATGTGGTAGGTGCGTACTACTACCAGCTCAAACCCATCTGGAAGGACAGCTTTTTCCACCTTACCGATGCCGTGCTGGCTGAGTGCCGCAAGCACACCCAGCACAGCCTGATCCTGCGCTGCAAAAGCGGCGTGACCCGTATTACGCTGGACAGTCTGGAATACTGTGAGGTGCAGGGGCGCACGCTGGTGTTCCATCTGCTGGACGGCACCGTCATCGAGAGCAGCGGCAGCATGGATGAGCTGGCACGGCAGCTGGCAGATTACCCGGGCTTTCTGCGCCCGCACCGTTCCTATCTGGTAAACATGGAGTACATCCAGAACATCACCGCCAAGAGCATCACCATGGAAAGCCTTGCCGAGGTGCCGCTGCCCCACGGGCGCTTTACCGCCGTGCGGGACCAGTATCTGGAGTACTCCTTTGCGGGAAAGAAGGTCGTCCTGTGA
- a CDS encoding nucleotidyltransferase family protein, producing the protein MKFAGIIAEYDPFHNGHAWQLAQARALGAQRVAVAMSCGLTQRGALPLLPEPVRVQAALACGADLVFALPAPCACAGAEAFARAGVRILAAAGCDTLVFGAETPDTALLQKATRVLCSEEYRAALRQQLATGARSFAAARQAAVQALCPGSDVAALLDKPNNNLAVEYCKAIIEQNVEMQPIALPRQGADHGQALTESSHAAFASASALRALWAEDGAAALAPYVPEKALKLYIQAEYDGKYTDFAVMGHCELALLRAACAEQAPFAAVRGVSEGLEHRLENAVRETASLPALLDALTTVRYPRARMRRLAMDAALGYTAQIPALPPYLHLLGARKEALPLPGETALPLSHSLARLARENELCAQMAAAQSRASDLGALCRAKPEPMGGIYRQKIIFLTN; encoded by the coding sequence ATGAAGTTTGCAGGCATCATTGCGGAGTACGACCCCTTCCACAACGGCCACGCTTGGCAGCTGGCACAGGCGCGGGCGCTGGGGGCGCAGCGGGTGGCTGTTGCCATGAGCTGCGGGCTTACCCAGCGGGGCGCGCTGCCGCTGCTGCCGGAACCGGTGCGGGTGCAGGCGGCACTGGCCTGCGGGGCAGACCTTGTGTTTGCCCTGCCCGCACCCTGCGCCTGCGCCGGTGCTGAGGCCTTTGCCCGGGCGGGGGTGCGTATTCTGGCCGCTGCCGGGTGCGATACGCTGGTCTTTGGAGCAGAGACCCCGGACACCGCCCTGCTGCAAAAAGCCACCCGGGTGCTGTGCAGCGAGGAATACCGTGCCGCGCTCAGGCAGCAGCTTGCCACCGGGGCACGCAGCTTTGCCGCCGCCCGGCAGGCGGCGGTGCAGGCGCTGTGCCCGGGGTCGGACGTTGCCGCCCTGCTGGACAAACCCAACAATAATCTTGCCGTAGAGTATTGCAAGGCAATTATAGAACAAAATGTAGAAATGCAGCCTATTGCCCTGCCGCGGCAGGGCGCAGACCACGGGCAGGCGCTGACCGAAAGCAGCCACGCAGCCTTTGCCAGCGCCAGCGCCCTGCGGGCGCTCTGGGCGGAGGACGGCGCGGCGGCACTGGCGCCCTATGTGCCGGAAAAGGCACTAAAACTGTATATACAGGCAGAATATGACGGAAAGTATACGGATTTTGCAGTCATGGGGCACTGCGAGCTGGCGCTGTTGCGAGCAGCCTGCGCAGAGCAAGCCCCCTTTGCTGCGGTGCGCGGGGTATCCGAGGGGTTGGAGCACCGGCTGGAAAACGCCGTGCGGGAGACCGCAAGCCTGCCCGCTTTGCTGGATGCCCTGACCACCGTGCGCTACCCCCGGGCACGGATGCGGCGGCTGGCGATGGATGCGGCGCTGGGCTACACCGCCCAGATCCCGGCACTGCCGCCCTACCTGCACCTGCTGGGCGCGCGCAAGGAGGCGCTGCCCCTGCCCGGGGAGACGGCGCTGCCGCTGTCCCACTCGCTGGCGCGGCTTGCGCGGGAAAACGAACTTTGCGCCCAGATGGCTGCCGCCCAGAGCAGGGCCAGCGACCTTGGTGCGCTGTGCCGGGCAAAACCGGAGCCGATGGGCGGGATATATCGTCAAAAAATTATCTTTTTGACGAATTGA
- a CDS encoding HipA protein, producing the protein MHYLLLNKDTVWLAFHCEQNEYMETAAQEDLWYTAQRPFGYTNLTDFLERRKAPKHRAHIAALLKEYGCDTLEGYLNVTHALSLNDTFWVRAADADLQWRDVSLYQNPFNEMISQAAFDGSVFSTSFSSTSPEFSTDGQYAKCWVREKNTIQLYKTGSVFGMEPVSEYLASQLAVLLCPGAAVYDLGFHHGELISKCALFTSEHYGLAKAAVLTKDRTIAGFLHYFEGIGSGDAFRRMCILDALILNTDRHSGNFGVLFENDTLQVQKMAPVFDNNRSLLFDLDNDQLKNTEWCIRHCSPRLGTDFIATARGLLTDSIRADLEKLRAFHFTGHPVLSIDPERLERMDSILQFQLDKILA; encoded by the coding sequence ATGCACTATCTCCTGCTGAACAAGGATACCGTCTGGCTTGCGTTTCATTGCGAGCAGAACGAATACATGGAAACCGCTGCACAGGAAGATCTTTGGTACACCGCGCAGCGGCCTTTCGGCTATACGAACCTGACGGATTTTCTGGAGCGCCGCAAAGCGCCCAAGCACCGGGCGCACATTGCAGCGCTGCTGAAGGAATACGGCTGCGATACACTGGAGGGCTATTTGAATGTGACCCATGCGCTGTCACTGAACGATACCTTCTGGGTCAGGGCAGCAGATGCCGACCTGCAATGGAGGGACGTTTCTCTTTATCAGAACCCTTTCAACGAGATGATCTCGCAGGCTGCTTTTGACGGTTCTGTGTTCAGCACGAGCTTCTCGTCCACCTCCCCGGAGTTCAGTACAGACGGGCAGTACGCCAAATGCTGGGTGCGGGAGAAGAACACCATTCAGCTGTATAAGACCGGCAGCGTATTCGGCATGGAACCGGTGTCGGAGTATCTGGCTTCTCAGCTGGCAGTCCTGCTTTGCCCGGGAGCGGCAGTCTATGACCTCGGTTTCCACCACGGGGAGCTGATCTCCAAGTGTGCCCTTTTCACCAGCGAACACTACGGCCTTGCCAAGGCCGCTGTTCTGACAAAAGACCGGACGATCGCCGGATTTCTGCACTATTTTGAAGGCATTGGAAGCGGCGACGCCTTCCGGCGGATGTGCATTCTGGATGCACTTATCCTGAATACCGACCGGCACAGCGGAAACTTTGGTGTCCTGTTCGAGAACGACACGCTGCAAGTCCAAAAAATGGCACCCGTTTTTGATAACAACCGCAGCTTGCTGTTTGATTTGGACAACGACCAGCTGAAAAATACGGAATGGTGCATCCGGCACTGTTCTCCGCGGCTTGGCACTGATTTTATTGCAACAGCGCGCGGACTTCTGACCGACAGCATCCGCGCCGATCTGGAAAAGCTGCGGGCGTTCCATTTTACCGGCCACCCCGTGCTCTCCATCGACCCGGAACGGCTGGAGCGGATGGACAGCATCCTGCAATTCCAGCTGGATAAAATACTGGCATAA
- the glpK gene encoding glycerol kinase GlpK, translated as MSQTKYILSLDQGTTSSRAILFDNEQNIVCVHQREFEQIYPHQGWVEHNPMEIWSSQYGVMNEVIAQSGVDPKDIAGIGITNQRETTILWDKSTGRPVYNAIVWQCRRTAPLVDELLKTPGMADYIRENTGLVPDAYFSATKIKWILDNVPGAREKAEAGELLFGTVDTWLVWKLTGGKVHVTDRTNASRTMLYNIRTLDWDDTLLKALDIPRCILPSVKDSSEVYGYTNIQGVDVPVAGIAGDQQAALFGQGCFKPGDVKNTYGTGCFLLMNTGNKIYQSKNGLVTTIAISLDGEVEYALEGSVFVGGAVIQWIRDGMHLIQDSCDSEYYAQKVPDNGGVYIVPAFTGLGAPYWDMYARGAILGITRGTTQNHIIRAAEESIAYQSADLMWAMEKDTDITISTLKVDGGASRDHFLMQFQSDILNKEVLRPAIRETTALGAAYLAGLATGVWKSREEISHLWSCNQLFEPKMDAAQREKLVKGWHKAVGRSQDWAEHEA; from the coding sequence ATGAGCCAGACCAAATATATCCTCTCATTGGATCAGGGCACTACCAGCAGCCGGGCGATCCTGTTTGACAACGAGCAGAACATCGTCTGCGTCCACCAGCGGGAATTTGAGCAGATCTACCCCCATCAGGGCTGGGTAGAGCACAACCCTATGGAGATCTGGTCCAGCCAGTACGGCGTAATGAACGAGGTCATCGCCCAGAGCGGCGTAGACCCCAAGGACATTGCGGGCATCGGCATCACCAACCAGCGCGAGACCACCATCCTGTGGGACAAGAGCACTGGACGCCCGGTGTATAATGCCATCGTCTGGCAGTGCCGCCGCACCGCTCCCCTTGTGGACGAGTTGCTCAAAACCCCCGGCATGGCAGACTATATCCGGGAAAACACCGGCCTTGTGCCGGACGCCTATTTCTCTGCCACCAAAATCAAGTGGATCTTGGACAACGTCCCCGGTGCGCGGGAAAAGGCCGAGGCCGGGGAGCTTTTGTTCGGCACGGTGGACACCTGGCTGGTCTGGAAGCTGACCGGCGGCAAGGTGCACGTCACCGACCGCACCAACGCCAGCCGCACCATGCTGTACAACATCCGCACGCTGGACTGGGACGACACCTTGCTCAAGGCGCTGGACATTCCCCGCTGCATCCTGCCCAGCGTGAAGGACTCCAGCGAGGTGTACGGCTATACCAACATTCAGGGCGTGGATGTGCCGGTGGCCGGTATTGCAGGCGACCAGCAGGCCGCGCTGTTCGGGCAGGGCTGCTTTAAGCCCGGCGATGTAAAAAACACCTACGGCACCGGCTGCTTTTTGTTGATGAACACCGGCAACAAGATCTACCAGAGCAAGAACGGTCTGGTCACCACCATTGCCATCAGCCTTGACGGCGAGGTGGAGTATGCGCTGGAAGGCTCTGTCTTTGTGGGCGGCGCGGTCATCCAGTGGATCCGGGACGGGATGCACCTCATTCAAGACAGCTGCGATTCCGAGTACTATGCCCAGAAGGTGCCGGACAACGGCGGGGTGTACATCGTGCCCGCCTTTACCGGTCTGGGCGCACCCTACTGGGATATGTACGCCCGGGGTGCCATTCTGGGCATCACCCGCGGCACCACCCAGAACCACATCATCCGCGCGGCCGAGGAATCCATCGCCTACCAGAGCGCCGACCTGATGTGGGCCATGGAAAAGGACACCGACATCACCATCAGCACCCTGAAGGTGGACGGCGGTGCCAGCCGCGACCACTTCCTGATGCAGTTCCAGTCCGACATCCTGAACAAGGAGGTGCTGCGCCCCGCCATCCGGGAGACCACCGCCCTTGGCGCGGCGTATCTGGCCGGCCTTGCCACCGGCGTGTGGAAGAGCCGGGAGGAGATCAGCCACCTGTGGAGCTGCAACCAGCTGTTCGAGCCAAAAATGGACGCTGCCCAGCGGGAAAAGCTGGTCAAGGGCTGGCACAAGGCCGTGGGCCGCAGTCAGGACTGGGCCGAGCACGAGGCGTAA
- a CDS encoding glycosyltransferase family 2 protein: protein MPCISFILPIYNMERLLPRALRSLRAQTLTDFEAILINDGSKDGSAELCAQAAAEDARFRFIDQPNGGVAAARNAGLDAARGEYIFFLDPDDWVEPDAAEVLYHAARDADADCVEFGLYLDSYDETDQLLHTQTSSCALSGVYRGEPFKEHFDEMASSYLVINKLFRRAFLEQYHLRFPCHQLGEDGLFYVAFYRKDPGCLVMLEKPLYHYTIARRGSLSNRYHPERLEDNFYLSDAVWDTVAAWGLQNSPMHRAKADYCTVRDLMMGVKNLGCSPLSLAEQTAWLRSTLQKPRVRTAVHSTPLHAMQSRNDRVKLLLLKLRLCRAVLLLSGANQRKHP, encoded by the coding sequence ATGCCCTGTATCTCGTTTATACTGCCCATTTATAATATGGAACGCCTGCTGCCCCGGGCGCTGCGCTCGCTGCGGGCGCAGACCCTGACCGACTTCGAGGCCATCCTCATCAACGATGGCTCTAAGGACGGCAGTGCCGAGCTGTGCGCACAGGCTGCTGCCGAGGATGCGCGGTTTCGCTTTATCGACCAGCCCAACGGCGGCGTAGCCGCTGCCCGCAACGCGGGTCTGGATGCCGCCCGGGGAGAATATATTTTCTTTCTGGACCCGGACGACTGGGTGGAACCGGATGCCGCAGAGGTGCTGTACCATGCCGCTCGGGATGCGGATGCGGACTGCGTGGAGTTCGGGCTGTATCTGGACAGTTATGATGAAACCGACCAGCTGCTGCACACACAGACCAGCAGCTGCGCCCTCTCCGGCGTGTACCGGGGCGAGCCCTTCAAGGAGCATTTTGATGAGATGGCGTCCTCGTATCTGGTCATCAACAAGCTGTTCCGCCGGGCGTTTCTGGAGCAGTACCATCTGCGCTTTCCCTGCCATCAGCTGGGGGAGGACGGGCTGTTTTATGTAGCCTTTTATCGCAAGGACCCCGGCTGTCTGGTAATGCTGGAAAAGCCGCTGTACCACTACACGATCGCCCGGCGGGGAAGTCTGTCCAACCGCTACCACCCGGAGCGGCTGGAGGATAACTTCTATCTCAGTGACGCCGTGTGGGACACCGTTGCCGCATGGGGCTTGCAGAACAGCCCCATGCACCGCGCAAAGGCCGATTACTGCACCGTCCGCGACCTGATGATGGGGGTCAAGAACCTCGGGTGCAGTCCGCTTTCTCTCGCCGAGCAGACCGCATGGCTGCGCAGCACCCTGCAAAAGCCCCGGGTGCGCACAGCGGTGCACAGCACCCCGCTGCACGCCATGCAAAGCCGGAACGACCGGGTCAAGCTGCTGTTGCTCAAGCTGCGGCTGTGCCGCGCGGTGCTGCTGCTCTCGGGCGCAAATCAACGCAAGCATCCCTGA
- a CDS encoding acetate/propionate family kinase, protein MKVLVINCGSSSLKYQLIDMDGEKVLCKGLCERIGMESSMITHEANGTKATTPAIFPTHTEAFAEVVKKMTTGAGKCINDVSEIDAIGHRVVHGGEKFKSSCLITDEVINTLRELSPLAPLHNPAGILGIEAARKVFGNIPMVAVFDTAFHSTMPPKAYMYAIPYEYYEKYGVRRYGFHGTSHKYVAHKAAEYLEEPIERLKLITCHLGNGSSIAAVDQGKVVDTSMGMTPLAGLMMGTRCGDLDPSVVNYLKYTLNITGHELDEILNKKSGLLGISGVSSDKRDVEEAAEAGNKRAQLASDMLNYQIKKTIGSYIAAMGGVDAIVFTGGIGEHDAIARAKICHHMDWLGIRIDTEKNKHPVGDVCEITAWGAKVRTLVIATDEELMIARDTKEVIEK, encoded by the coding sequence ATGAAAGTTCTGGTTATTAACTGCGGTTCTTCTTCCCTGAAGTATCAGCTGATCGATATGGACGGCGAGAAGGTGCTGTGCAAAGGCCTGTGCGAGCGCATCGGCATGGAGAGCAGCATGATCACTCACGAGGCCAACGGCACCAAGGCTACCACCCCGGCGATCTTCCCCACCCACACCGAGGCTTTTGCCGAGGTCGTGAAGAAGATGACCACCGGTGCAGGCAAGTGCATCAATGACGTGAGCGAGATCGACGCCATCGGTCACCGCGTCGTGCACGGCGGCGAGAAGTTCAAGAGCAGCTGCCTGATCACCGATGAGGTCATCAACACCCTGCGTGAGCTGAGCCCGCTGGCTCCTCTGCACAACCCCGCCGGTATTCTGGGTATCGAGGCCGCCCGCAAGGTGTTCGGCAACATTCCCATGGTGGCTGTGTTCGACACCGCTTTCCACAGCACCATGCCGCCGAAGGCTTATATGTACGCCATCCCCTACGAGTACTACGAGAAGTACGGCGTGCGCCGCTATGGCTTCCACGGCACCAGCCACAAGTACGTTGCCCACAAGGCAGCCGAGTATCTGGAGGAGCCCATTGAGCGCCTGAAGCTGATCACCTGCCATCTGGGCAACGGTTCTTCCATTGCCGCAGTCGATCAGGGCAAGGTGGTGGATACCTCCATGGGCATGACCCCGCTGGCCGGCCTGATGATGGGCACCCGCTGCGGCGACCTGGACCCCTCTGTGGTCAACTACCTGAAGTACACCCTGAACATCACCGGCCACGAGCTGGACGAGATCCTGAACAAGAAGTCCGGTCTGCTGGGCATCTCCGGTGTTTCCAGCGACAAGCGTGACGTGGAAGAGGCTGCCGAGGCCGGCAACAAGCGCGCACAGCTGGCTTCCGATATGCTGAACTACCAGATCAAAAAGACCATCGGCAGCTACATTGCAGCCATGGGCGGCGTGGATGCCATCGTCTTTACCGGCGGCATCGGCGAGCACGATGCCATTGCCCGTGCAAAGATCTGCCACCACATGGATTGGCTGGGCATCCGCATCGACACCGAGAAGAACAAGCACCCCGTTGGCGATGTGTGCGAGATCACCGCTTGGGGCGCAAAGGTGCGCACGCTGGTCATTGCTACCGACGAGGAGCTGATGATCGCCCGCGACACCAAGGAAGTCATCGAGAAGTAA